A window of Bacteroidota bacterium contains these coding sequences:
- a CDS encoding AbrB/MazE/SpoVT family DNA-binding domain-containing protein, protein MDISVIHIGNSKGIRLSKTLLERYNIRDKVELILEKDYIIIKPKATPRKEWDKAFKEMHDSGDDKALMSDVFEDESFEEWS, encoded by the coding sequence ATGGACATATCAGTAATACACATAGGAAACTCAAAAGGGATACGTTTAAGCAAAACTCTTTTGGAAAGATACAATATCAGGGATAAAGTAGAATTGATATTGGAAAAAGACTATATTATTATAAAACCCAAGGCCACTCCACGGAAAGAATGGGATAAAGCATTTAAGGAAATGCATGATTCCGGGGACGATAAAGCATTAATGTCAGATGTCTTTGAAGACGAAAGCTTTGAAGAATGGAGCTGA
- a CDS encoding type II toxin-antitoxin system PemK/MazF family toxin, with translation MELNQYQIVLVNLDPTVGSEIKKTRPCIIISPDEMNKYLNTVIVAPMTSQSKRYPTRVEVKHENKIGWIVLDQIRTIDKQRIVKVLDQLTKSEIERVKLTIKELLVD, from the coding sequence ATGGAGCTGAATCAATACCAAATAGTATTGGTAAATCTTGACCCGACAGTTGGCAGCGAGATTAAAAAGACGAGGCCGTGCATAATCATTTCGCCCGACGAAATGAACAAATATTTAAATACGGTGATTGTTGCCCCGATGACTAGCCAATCCAAAAGATATCCCACCAGAGTTGAAGTAAAACATGAGAATAAAATTGGTTGGATTGTATTAGACCAAATCAGGACTATAGACAAACAGCGAATTGTAAAAGTACTCGACCAGTTGACCAAAAGTGAAATAGAACGGGTTAAGTTGACCATAAAAGAGTTGTTGGTTGATTAA